One genomic segment of Flagellimonas marinaquae includes these proteins:
- a CDS encoding 1-aminocyclopropane-1-carboxylate deaminase/D-cysteine desulfhydrase, with the protein MNIPDQYIDLPLLKEKGIRLCLKREDTIHPFISGNKYRKLKYNLIEAKKQGKSTLLTFGGAFSNHIAATAFAGFEQGIPTIGVIRGEELADKWQSNPTLKLAHEHGMQFHFVSRSEYRLKNEPSFLQNLKARHGDFYLLPEGGTNTLAVKGCAEILTESDAQFDYICSAVGTGGTMAGLINASRAHQTVLGFPALKGDFLTREIQKYSHNGQWRLIMDYHFGGYAKLNAELIEFINLFKQKTGIPLDPIYTGKMLFGIFDLIKQDFFTPGTQILAIHTGGLQGIKGMNLVLKKKNLPLLDV; encoded by the coding sequence TTGAACATACCCGATCAGTATATTGATTTGCCCCTTTTGAAAGAAAAGGGTATTCGCCTTTGCCTGAAAAGAGAGGATACGATCCATCCCTTTATATCTGGGAACAAGTACCGTAAACTTAAATATAACCTGATCGAGGCCAAAAAACAGGGCAAAAGTACCTTGCTCACCTTTGGTGGGGCCTTTTCCAACCATATAGCTGCCACTGCCTTTGCAGGGTTTGAACAAGGCATACCAACAATAGGGGTGATACGTGGCGAAGAACTGGCGGACAAATGGCAGAGCAATCCGACTTTAAAACTTGCGCATGAACATGGTATGCAGTTCCATTTTGTGTCCCGAAGTGAATACAGGCTCAAAAATGAGCCGTCATTTCTTCAAAATCTGAAAGCGCGGCACGGTGATTTTTATCTGTTGCCCGAAGGTGGAACCAACACTTTGGCAGTAAAAGGCTGTGCCGAAATTTTAACGGAATCCGATGCTCAATTCGATTACATCTGTAGTGCGGTGGGTACAGGCGGTACCATGGCAGGGCTTATCAATGCATCCAGAGCGCATCAGACCGTGTTGGGATTCCCGGCCTTGAAGGGTGATTTTTTAACCCGCGAAATTCAAAAATATTCACATAACGGTCAATGGCGCCTTATTATGGATTATCATTTTGGAGGGTACGCCAAATTAAATGCCGAACTGATCGAGTTCATCAATCTTTTTAAACAAAAAACAGGCATCCCACTGGATCCCATATACACAGGTAAGATGCTTTTTGGTATTTTTGACCTTATAAAACAGGATTTTTTTACACCAGGAACCCAAATCTTGGCAATCCATACAGGGGGGCTGCAGGGCATAAAAGGCATGAACCTTGTATTGAAAAAGAAGAATTTACCGTTATTGGACGTATGA
- a CDS encoding DUF5522 domain-containing protein, which produces MKERIPLEEGDYYLSEHGYRVFTEQYHLKRGYCCESGCRHCPFGYDPKINAQ; this is translated from the coding sequence ATGAAAGAACGCATTCCACTGGAAGAAGGAGATTATTATTTATCGGAACATGGATATCGGGTTTTTACCGAGCAATATCACCTAAAACGTGGATACTGTTGCGAAAGTGGTTGCCGACATTGCCCGTTTGGCTACGACCCTAAAATCAACGCTCAATAA
- a CDS encoding DUF4136 domain-containing protein yields MKSLTRLALAVFCIGFLASCSSVRVVSDYDQKADFNNYKSYAFYKTGIDKAQISDLDKKRILRAIEAEMGSRGFVKSDKPDMLISIFTKERERVDVYNNNFGWGWGWGWGPAWAWGPGWGWGGNNVSTSTEGSLYIDVIDANKKELVWQGRGIGTLNNTNNIEKKEQRIREFVSQILEKYPPQMTVATN; encoded by the coding sequence ATGAAAAGTTTAACACGTTTGGCACTTGCCGTCTTCTGCATCGGGTTTTTAGCTTCTTGTTCCTCTGTTCGGGTCGTTTCCGATTATGATCAGAAAGCTGACTTCAACAATTACAAGAGTTACGCCTTTTATAAAACCGGAATAGATAAAGCCCAAATTTCCGATTTGGACAAAAAAAGAATCCTGCGCGCCATTGAGGCCGAAATGGGGTCAAGAGGTTTTGTTAAATCGGATAAGCCCGATATGCTGATCAGTATATTCACCAAAGAACGCGAACGTGTAGATGTGTACAACAACAACTTTGGCTGGGGCTGGGGTTGGGGCTGGGGTCCTGCATGGGCCTGGGGCCCGGGTTGGGGCTGGGGAGGCAACAATGTAAGCACAAGCACCGAGGGCTCTCTATATATTGATGTGATCGATGCCAATAAAAAGGAACTGGTATGGCAAGGTCGTGGAATAGGCACATTGAACAATACCAACAATATTGAAAAGAAAGAACAACGTATCCGTGAATTTGTTTCCCAAATTCTCGAGAAATACCCCCCACAAATGACCGTGGCCACCAACTAA
- a CDS encoding aromatic amino acid hydroxylase, with protein sequence MNYESNPILDKLPKHLKQFIKPQNYEEYTAIDQAVWRYVMRKNVDYLSKVAHKSYVDGLKKTGISIDHIPNMYGMNRILKEIGWAAVAVDGFIPPSAFMEFQAYNVLVIASDIRQLENIEYTPAPDIIHEGAGHAPIIANPEYAEYLRRFGEIGCKAISSAKDYELYNAVRHLSIIKEAHGTPQSEIEEAEEHIEHLQKNMGEPSEMALIRNLHWWTVEYGLIGTVDNPKIYGAGLLSSIGESAWCMTDKVKKIPYSIEAAHTEFDITKPQPQLFVTPDFAFLSQVLEDFANTMAVRTGGLAGIKKLIASKALGTIELSTGLQISGEFSNVIENNAKPIYIQTNSGTALAYREKELVGHSIAHHAEGFGSPIGKLKGINIAIEDMGPRDLKAYKIYEGEQITLEFEGGIKVTGTIVTGTRNLMGKIILITFENCTVTHGDNVLFQPDWGLYHMAVGQNIVSAYNGPADLNSFNLMSHQITESTIKPKKSEKRLQLELFYKQVREFREGINTTISRNKVLKALKKDHPKDWLLPVELYELAKQDNNRAFQKEIMEHLEHIKQDNPKVGHLIDDGLQLLDTALVS encoded by the coding sequence ATGAACTACGAATCCAATCCAATTCTGGACAAACTCCCAAAACACCTAAAACAATTCATAAAGCCCCAAAATTATGAAGAGTACACGGCTATAGATCAGGCTGTTTGGCGTTATGTTATGCGCAAGAATGTAGATTATTTGAGCAAAGTGGCCCATAAATCTTATGTAGATGGCCTAAAAAAGACCGGAATTTCCATTGACCACATTCCCAATATGTATGGCATGAACCGAATCTTGAAAGAAATTGGTTGGGCAGCCGTTGCTGTGGACGGATTTATCCCGCCTTCGGCCTTTATGGAGTTCCAGGCTTATAACGTACTCGTAATCGCATCGGACATTCGACAACTTGAAAACATCGAATATACCCCTGCCCCGGATATTATCCACGAAGGTGCCGGACATGCCCCTATTATCGCCAATCCAGAATATGCGGAATACTTGCGTAGATTCGGGGAAATTGGCTGCAAGGCGATTTCCAGTGCCAAAGACTACGAACTCTATAATGCGGTTCGCCATCTTTCAATAATAAAAGAGGCACATGGAACTCCTCAAAGTGAGATAGAAGAAGCGGAAGAACACATTGAACATCTACAAAAAAATATGGGCGAGCCCAGTGAAATGGCGCTTATCCGAAACCTGCACTGGTGGACAGTGGAATATGGCCTCATCGGAACTGTGGACAACCCAAAAATTTATGGAGCGGGACTACTTTCCTCTATTGGCGAAAGTGCTTGGTGCATGACGGACAAGGTGAAAAAAATTCCCTACTCCATCGAAGCGGCACATACCGAATTCGACATTACCAAACCTCAACCCCAGCTTTTTGTAACCCCCGATTTTGCCTTTTTGAGCCAGGTACTGGAAGACTTTGCCAACACCATGGCCGTGCGGACGGGAGGTCTGGCAGGGATTAAAAAATTGATAGCCTCCAAAGCACTCGGCACTATTGAACTGAGCACTGGTCTGCAAATCTCGGGAGAGTTCAGCAACGTGATCGAAAATAACGCGAAACCGATCTACATACAGACCAACAGCGGAACTGCACTGGCCTATCGAGAAAAAGAACTTGTTGGGCACAGTATAGCCCACCATGCCGAAGGTTTTGGTTCACCGATCGGTAAATTGAAAGGTATCAATATCGCGATCGAAGATATGGGGCCAAGAGACCTTAAGGCCTACAAAATATATGAAGGTGAACAGATAACCCTCGAATTTGAAGGTGGAATTAAAGTAACGGGGACCATTGTTACCGGAACCCGTAATCTAATGGGCAAAATCATATTGATAACATTTGAAAACTGCACGGTTACGCATGGCGACAATGTGTTGTTCCAACCCGACTGGGGTTTGTACCACATGGCTGTTGGCCAAAATATTGTTTCGGCCTACAACGGCCCTGCCGACCTGAACAGCTTTAATTTAATGAGCCATCAAATCACAGAAAGTACCATCAAACCCAAGAAAAGCGAAAAAAGATTACAACTGGAGTTATTTTATAAACAAGTGAGGGAGTTTAGGGAAGGAATAAATACCACAATTTCCCGAAACAAGGTATTAAAAGCCTTAAAAAAGGACCATCCAAAGGACTGGTTACTGCCGGTAGAATTGTATGAACTTGCCAAGCAGGACAATAATCGGGCTTTTCAGAAAGAGATTATGGAACACTTGGAGCACATTAAGCAGGATAATCCAAAAGTAGGCCATTTGATCGATGATGGACTACAGCTTTTGGATACAGCATTGGTAAGCTAA
- a CDS encoding M1 family aminopeptidase produces the protein MFKRVLLTALLAIIFVSCQQKPESDISYEISAVLVDSIPQLKIKMTLEASSDGTTLLSFPNEAWGEEDLFKTLGRMELLNVEGVVEKDVDSGRIVLMHPKGVKKLEFEYFLKQDFEGEISTREIYRPIINSDYFHVFSHNLFMVPENAKHSMDIVLDWTSFGKDYVVHNSFGSNKKMQLLQNQDMDLFNSAIFVGGDFRIYEGQIQGNRVSLATRGDWIPFADEDVFLVLEKTLTCQRNFWNDHSQDYFTVTLQPFPQENGSSFQGTGLTNSFATSVSNNDQTDIGQMVYLFNHELMHNWIGHTITNDNEEEQYWFSEGFTEYYTYKNIAKNKINGLDGAFFVQEINRTIRDLYASSISEVPNAEINYDNFWSDYEYSKLPYWRGAIFAFYLDQKIQQIGDGSQSLDHVMHQIYADAATKDQKLTHDYFIQVMDGFWDGDFESVFQKYIEEGQKVDLVALFDALALEYSTESDIYELGFKFTDDRKEIASVTDGSKAWEAGVREGDEVFSRSIWQGNIDHKVELGLRRNGEEFNISYYPVTKAAVPQLKPALENIEKLGF, from the coding sequence ATGTTTAAAAGAGTACTGCTAACCGCCCTTTTAGCCATAATTTTTGTTTCCTGTCAGCAAAAACCAGAATCCGATATCAGCTACGAAATTTCTGCTGTGTTGGTAGATAGTATTCCGCAACTTAAAATAAAAATGACCTTAGAGGCCAGTTCGGACGGCACTACATTGCTTTCTTTTCCCAACGAAGCATGGGGCGAAGAAGACCTGTTTAAAACACTTGGCCGTATGGAACTTTTAAATGTAGAAGGCGTGGTTGAAAAAGATGTGGATAGTGGTCGGATTGTATTAATGCATCCTAAAGGGGTGAAAAAATTGGAGTTTGAATATTTTCTTAAACAGGATTTTGAAGGAGAAATTTCAACTCGGGAAATATACCGACCTATTATCAATTCAGATTATTTCCATGTGTTTTCCCATAATTTGTTCATGGTGCCGGAAAATGCAAAGCATAGCATGGATATTGTCTTGGATTGGACATCTTTTGGGAAAGATTATGTTGTTCACAACAGTTTTGGGAGTAATAAGAAAATGCAACTATTACAAAACCAGGATATGGATTTGTTCAATAGCGCCATTTTTGTTGGAGGTGATTTTAGAATTTATGAGGGGCAAATACAAGGGAACAGGGTCAGCTTGGCCACCCGAGGCGATTGGATTCCTTTTGCGGATGAAGACGTTTTTCTGGTTTTGGAAAAGACCTTGACCTGTCAGCGAAACTTTTGGAACGATCATTCCCAAGACTATTTTACAGTTACCCTGCAACCCTTTCCGCAGGAAAACGGCAGTAGTTTTCAAGGTACTGGTCTAACCAATTCCTTTGCAACATCGGTTTCCAACAACGATCAGACCGATATTGGTCAAATGGTGTATCTCTTCAACCACGAGTTAATGCACAATTGGATCGGGCATACCATAACCAACGATAACGAGGAAGAACAATATTGGTTCAGTGAGGGGTTTACCGAATATTATACCTATAAGAATATTGCGAAAAACAAGATCAATGGGCTGGACGGTGCTTTTTTTGTTCAAGAAATCAACCGTACTATTAGAGATCTATACGCATCATCGATAAGCGAGGTACCCAATGCTGAAATCAACTACGATAACTTTTGGTCCGATTATGAGTATTCCAAACTGCCCTATTGGCGAGGGGCGATTTTTGCCTTTTACCTTGATCAGAAAATTCAACAAATAGGTGATGGCAGCCAAAGTTTGGACCATGTAATGCATCAGATCTATGCCGATGCCGCCACTAAGGACCAAAAACTGACCCATGATTATTTCATTCAAGTGATGGATGGGTTTTGGGATGGTGATTTTGAATCGGTTTTCCAAAAGTATATTGAAGAAGGGCAAAAAGTGGATTTGGTAGCATTGTTTGATGCACTGGCATTGGAATACAGTACGGAAAGTGATATTTACGAGTTGGGATTTAAATTTACCGATGACCGAAAGGAAATTGCAAGCGTAACAGACGGAAGCAAGGCTTGGGAAGCAGGTGTCCGAGAAGGTGATGAGGTATTTTCCCGAAGCATTTGGCAAGGCAATATTGATCATAAAGTTGAGCTGGGCCTCCGAAGAAACGGTGAGGAGTTCAATATATCGTATTACCCGGTAACAAAAGCAGCGGTACCCCAATTGAAGCCCGCTTTAGAAAATATCGAAAAGCTTGGATTTTAG
- a CDS encoding DUF4230 domain-containing protein, with product MKKILVGAVIALASVLIYKSCTEDRSQKTILEENSMLIQQELRNVSKLVVTEGHFAEVYNYKDSKELFGPLITANKKALVVVNADVSVAYDMSKIDYDVDRENKVLTLRYIPEPEITINPDFEYYDVTADYLNPFNAGDYNAIKQNVKQSLMKKIEASSLRSNAENRLLSELSRILVLTDSMGWTLVYKNTPVENTVQLKNILD from the coding sequence ATGAAGAAAATCCTAGTTGGGGCGGTGATTGCGTTGGCCTCCGTGTTAATTTATAAATCGTGTACGGAAGATCGTTCCCAAAAGACCATACTGGAAGAAAACTCCATGCTGATCCAGCAAGAACTGCGCAATGTGTCCAAATTGGTGGTCACCGAAGGTCATTTTGCCGAAGTGTACAATTACAAAGACTCCAAAGAACTGTTCGGCCCATTGATAACGGCAAATAAAAAAGCTTTGGTGGTGGTCAATGCCGATGTGTCCGTGGCATACGATATGTCCAAGATCGATTACGATGTTGATCGGGAAAATAAAGTATTGACCTTAAGGTACATTCCGGAGCCGGAAATTACCATTAATCCTGATTTTGAATATTACGATGTTACCGCAGATTACTTGAATCCATTTAATGCAGGGGATTATAATGCCATTAAACAAAATGTGAAACAGTCCTTGATGAAGAAAATAGAAGCCTCATCCTTACGATCGAACGCAGAGAACCGATTGTTGAGCGAACTTTCACGCATTTTGGTGCTGACCGATTCCATGGGATGGACGTTGGTATATAAAAATACCCCAGTGGAAAATACCGTACAATTGAAAAATATTTTGGATTGA
- a CDS encoding GSCFA domain-containing protein, which yields MELQTKIPLSPSDNPIDYQNKLVLLGSCFVENMGAKLDYFQFQQLQNPFGILFHPLAIENLIERALKERRDYKLEEIFEQDGIWRCFDAHSDLRSDNPEALLQILNQRLKETETWLGVSSHIIITLGTAWVYEYLNSNKIVANCHKVPQKQFAKKLLSIEAIESCLDSIVDNITKVNPKAQIIFTVSPVRHLKDGFVENQRSKAHLIAAVHSLLSSRTQSRGPGYFPSYEIMMDELRDYRFYGTDMVHPNQLAVDYIWEKFKSVWITSNSYAVMDKVDSVQKGLLHRPFNPDSDAHQKFKTSLRTKITYLQERYPFMKFS from the coding sequence ATGGAACTACAAACCAAAATACCTTTAAGCCCTAGTGATAATCCAATAGATTATCAAAATAAATTGGTGCTTTTAGGTTCTTGTTTTGTTGAGAATATGGGGGCTAAGTTGGACTATTTCCAGTTTCAACAACTTCAGAATCCTTTTGGGATATTGTTCCATCCTTTGGCCATTGAGAATTTAATTGAAAGAGCCCTAAAAGAAAGAAGGGATTACAAGCTAGAAGAGATTTTTGAGCAGGATGGGATTTGGCGTTGTTTCGACGCGCATTCCGATTTGCGTTCCGATAATCCCGAAGCGTTGTTACAAATACTGAACCAAAGGTTGAAGGAAACCGAGACTTGGTTGGGGGTGTCATCCCATATCATCATTACTTTGGGAACGGCTTGGGTCTATGAATATTTGAATTCCAACAAAATAGTGGCCAATTGCCATAAAGTGCCCCAAAAACAGTTTGCAAAAAAATTGTTGAGTATCGAGGCAATTGAATCTTGTCTGGATTCGATTGTAGACAATATAACAAAGGTAAACCCCAAGGCACAAATTATTTTCACGGTTTCTCCTGTCCGCCATTTAAAAGATGGTTTTGTGGAAAACCAGCGAAGCAAGGCACATCTGATAGCCGCAGTCCATTCGTTATTGTCATCTCGAACGCAGTCTAGAGGCCCTGGGTATTTTCCGTCTTATGAAATTATGATGGACGAGCTTCGTGATTATCGATTTTATGGAACGGATATGGTGCATCCCAATCAGTTAGCAGTGGATTACATTTGGGAAAAGTTTAAATCGGTCTGGATTACTTCAAATTCATATGCCGTGATGGATAAGGTAGATTCTGTACAAAAAGGGTTGCTACATCGACCGTTCAACCCGGATTCTGATGCCCATCAAAAGTTTAAAACATCGCTCCGAACAAAAATTACGTATCTTCAAGAAAGGTATCCTTTCATGAAATTCAGTTAA
- the alaS gene encoding alanine--tRNA ligase, whose protein sequence is MTSQEVRKQFLNFFKEKSHKIVPSAPMVMKDDPTLMFTNAGMNQFKEYFLGNSVPKHKRLTDTQKCLRVSGKHNDLEEVGKDTYHHTMFEMLGNWSVGDYFKKEAIAWAWELLTEVYKIDKDRLYVSIFEGSEDDGLPLDQEAYDLWKAIVPENRIIKGNKKDNFWEMGDQGPCGPCSEIHVDIRSKKDRDKVDGASLVNQDHPQVVEIWNLVFMQFNRKANGSLEPLPENHIDTGMGFERLCMVLQGKQSNYDTDVFTPLIREVEIITGKKYGKNEQTDIAIRVICDHVRAVAFSIADGQLPSNTGAGYVIRRILRRAIRYGFTFLDTNKPFIYRLVKVLSEQMGKAFPELKEQYQLIENVIKEEESSFLSTLEQGLVLLDSVIKSSKNKTIAGDKAFELYDTFGFPIDLTALILEEKGYQLDVEGFEKALKAQKDRSRAASEVTKDDWNVLLTDTEQEFIGYDSLEATVKLVKYRKVTSKKEGDQYQMVFNLTPFYAEGGGQVGDKGYLEASNGDVTYIVDTKRENNEIVHFAKSLPKEVSGTFKAVVDQKQRWRTASNHTATHLLHQALREVLGSHVEQKGSAVHSKYLRFDFSHFSKLTTEELREVENFVNARIDGHLPLEENRNVPMKEAMEQGAMALFGEKYGDTVRTVRFGQSIELCGGTHVNNTADIWHFKIVSEGAVAAGIRRIEAITSDAVKEFYFNNNRMLFEIKDLLKNTQDPVKSVASLQEENAALKKQVEQLLKDKAKGLKNELISELEDINGIKFLSKKVDLDAGGIKDLAFEMGGQVDDLFLFLASEKDGKAILSCYISKDLVKNKDLNAGAIVRELGKYIQGGGGGQPFFATAGGKNPAGIPEALNKVKEYLK, encoded by the coding sequence ATGACATCCCAAGAAGTTAGAAAACAGTTTTTAAACTTTTTTAAAGAAAAGAGCCACAAGATTGTTCCATCCGCGCCCATGGTAATGAAGGACGACCCTACTTTAATGTTCACCAATGCGGGAATGAACCAATTCAAGGAATACTTTTTGGGCAACTCCGTGCCAAAGCACAAACGTTTGACCGATACTCAAAAATGCTTGCGTGTGAGCGGAAAGCACAACGATTTGGAAGAGGTAGGGAAAGATACCTACCACCACACCATGTTCGAGATGTTGGGGAATTGGAGCGTAGGGGATTATTTTAAAAAAGAGGCCATTGCCTGGGCTTGGGAACTGCTCACAGAGGTATATAAAATTGATAAGGATCGCTTGTACGTTTCTATTTTTGAAGGTAGTGAGGATGATGGTTTGCCCTTGGATCAAGAGGCTTATGATCTGTGGAAAGCGATAGTGCCCGAAAACCGAATTATAAAGGGGAACAAAAAGGACAACTTTTGGGAAATGGGCGATCAGGGGCCATGTGGACCCTGTTCCGAAATCCACGTGGATATCCGATCCAAAAAGGACAGGGATAAAGTCGATGGCGCTTCATTGGTAAACCAAGATCACCCACAAGTTGTGGAAATCTGGAACTTGGTATTTATGCAGTTCAACCGTAAGGCCAATGGAAGCTTGGAACCACTTCCAGAAAACCATATTGATACAGGAATGGGCTTTGAGCGCCTTTGTATGGTGCTCCAAGGAAAACAATCCAACTACGATACCGATGTTTTTACCCCGCTTATACGAGAGGTGGAAATCATCACAGGAAAAAAATACGGTAAGAACGAGCAGACGGATATTGCCATCCGGGTAATCTGCGACCATGTTAGGGCAGTTGCTTTTTCCATTGCTGATGGGCAGTTGCCCAGCAACACCGGCGCCGGTTATGTAATCCGAAGGATTTTACGCCGCGCCATACGCTATGGATTCACTTTTTTGGACACCAATAAACCTTTTATCTACCGATTGGTAAAGGTGTTGAGCGAGCAAATGGGAAAGGCTTTCCCAGAGTTGAAGGAGCAATATCAATTGATAGAGAACGTGATAAAAGAAGAGGAGAGCTCTTTTTTGAGCACTTTGGAGCAAGGATTGGTATTGTTGGATTCCGTGATAAAATCATCAAAAAACAAAACTATTGCTGGCGATAAGGCCTTTGAGCTTTACGATACTTTTGGTTTCCCAATAGATTTGACCGCCCTTATTTTGGAAGAGAAAGGCTATCAATTGGATGTGGAAGGATTCGAAAAGGCCCTAAAGGCCCAAAAGGATCGATCAAGGGCAGCTTCCGAAGTTACCAAGGACGATTGGAATGTTCTATTGACAGATACCGAGCAGGAATTTATCGGGTATGATAGCTTGGAAGCTACCGTAAAATTGGTTAAGTATAGGAAGGTCACCAGTAAAAAAGAAGGAGATCAATATCAAATGGTGTTTAATCTTACCCCGTTTTATGCCGAAGGTGGTGGTCAGGTAGGGGATAAGGGTTACTTGGAAGCCTCTAATGGCGATGTTACTTACATTGTGGACACCAAACGGGAGAACAACGAAATTGTTCATTTTGCCAAGTCGCTGCCCAAGGAAGTCTCGGGAACCTTCAAAGCTGTGGTGGACCAGAAACAGCGTTGGAGAACAGCTTCTAACCATACCGCAACGCACTTGCTGCATCAAGCATTGCGCGAGGTATTGGGAAGCCATGTGGAACAGAAAGGGTCCGCTGTCCATTCCAAATATTTACGATTCGATTTCTCCCATTTTTCAAAATTGACGACGGAAGAGCTTAGGGAAGTGGAAAACTTTGTAAATGCTCGAATAGATGGGCACCTTCCTTTGGAAGAAAACAGAAATGTTCCCATGAAAGAAGCTATGGAACAAGGGGCCATGGCACTTTTTGGTGAAAAATATGGTGATACGGTCCGCACCGTCCGTTTTGGTCAATCCATTGAGCTTTGCGGTGGCACTCACGTAAACAATACAGCGGATATATGGCATTTTAAAATTGTGTCCGAAGGAGCTGTGGCGGCAGGAATACGTAGAATCGAAGCTATTACTTCCGATGCGGTAAAGGAATTTTATTTTAACAACAACCGCATGTTGTTCGAGATTAAGGATTTGCTGAAAAACACCCAGGATCCGGTAAAATCCGTGGCAAGTTTGCAAGAAGAGAATGCAGCCCTTAAAAAACAAGTGGAGCAATTATTGAAGGACAAGGCCAAAGGACTCAAAAACGAACTGATTTCCGAATTGGAAGATATCAATGGTATTAAATTCCTATCCAAAAAAGTGGATTTGGATGCAGGTGGTATCAAGGACCTTGCTTTTGAAATGGGTGGACAAGTAGATGATTTATTCCTGTTCCTTGCTTCGGAAAAAGACGGAAAAGCCATATTGTCTTGCTACATTTCCAAAGATTTGGTGAAAAATAAAGATTTGAATGCCGGAGCCATTGTCCGTGAATTGGGCAAATACATCCAAGGCGGCGGAGGTGGACAACCATTTTTTGCCACTGCGGGGGGTAAAAACCCGGCAGGAATTCCCGAAGCACTCAACAAGGTAAAGGAATACCTAAAGTAG
- a CDS encoding M23 family metallopeptidase: MSKVKYYYDPDTLSYRKIEPKKSKRYRNVFLFLLGSALFGFLGLIILLNTRWVNTPKELSLEREVRNYELQFEILGRKMDQMEQVLANIEDRDNNIYRLYFEANPIPEEQRRAGFGGINRYKDLEGFNNSEIIIDATKRLDIIQKEMVIQSKSLDEIAKLAEEKEKLLASIPAIQPVSNEDLTRMASGFGWRSDPFTKARKMHWGMDFTAPRGTPIYATGDGKVVRADNRSSGYGKHVRIDHGYGYISLYGHMSKYNVTVGQKVKRGDLIGFVGSTGRSQAPHVHYEVFKDGERINPINFYYGSLSAEEFENMLRLANQENQSLD, translated from the coding sequence ATGTCTAAAGTAAAGTACTATTACGATCCGGACACGCTTTCGTACCGAAAGATAGAGCCCAAAAAATCCAAGCGCTACAGGAATGTTTTCTTGTTTCTGCTGGGTTCTGCCTTGTTCGGTTTTCTTGGTCTCATCATTCTTTTGAATACGCGTTGGGTGAATACCCCAAAGGAACTTTCCTTGGAACGCGAAGTACGCAACTATGAGCTCCAATTTGAGATCCTTGGTCGCAAGATGGACCAAATGGAACAGGTCTTGGCCAATATCGAGGATAGGGACAACAATATTTACCGATTATATTTTGAAGCCAATCCCATACCCGAAGAACAGCGTAGGGCCGGTTTTGGTGGAATCAATCGATATAAGGACCTTGAAGGTTTCAATAATTCAGAGATCATCATCGATGCCACAAAACGATTGGACATTATTCAAAAGGAAATGGTTATCCAATCCAAATCTTTGGATGAAATTGCCAAGTTAGCGGAAGAAAAAGAAAAACTTTTGGCCTCTATTCCGGCAATTCAACCTGTGAGCAACGAAGACCTTACCCGAATGGCCTCTGGGTTCGGTTGGCGTTCCGACCCATTTACCAAAGCTAGAAAAATGCATTGGGGCATGGATTTTACGGCACCACGGGGCACACCGATCTATGCGACCGGAGATGGCAAAGTGGTTCGGGCGGATAATAGGTCTTCCGGTTATGGAAAACACGTAAGAATAGACCATGGGTATGGTTACATTTCCTTGTACGGGCACATGAGCAAGTACAATGTTACCGTAGGCCAAAAAGTAAAAAGAGGCGACCTCATTGGCTTTGTAGGCAGTACGGGACGCTCCCAAGCACCCCACGTCCACTACGAAGTGTTCAAGGACGGGGAACGCATTAACCCGATCAACTTCTACTACGGAAGTTTATCTGCTGAAGAATTTGAGAACATGCTCAGGTTGGCGAACCAAGAGAACCAATCACTGGATTAA
- a CDS encoding MerR family transcriptional regulator: protein MHIDLPEKRYYGIGEVAKAFGVNTSLIRFWEKEFDVLQPKKNAKGNRKFTPQDIQNLQLIYHLVKERGFTLEGAKIHLKEEKQKVLSNFEVIQKLQKVRAELLKIKDQL from the coding sequence ATGCACATAGACCTGCCAGAAAAACGATACTATGGCATTGGCGAAGTAGCCAAGGCCTTTGGGGTGAACACATCCCTGATTCGTTTTTGGGAGAAAGAATTCGATGTACTTCAGCCCAAAAAGAATGCCAAGGGCAATCGAAAATTCACGCCGCAGGATATTCAGAACCTTCAATTGATCTATCATTTGGTCAAAGAACGCGGGTTTACCCTCGAAGGAGCCAAAATCCATCTGAAAGAAGAAAAGCAAAAAGTACTGTCCAACTTCGAGGTAATTCAAAAATTACAAAAAGTAAGGGCCGAACTACTCAAGATAAAAGATCAACTTTAA